atcatttgatttcactcacatgtggaatttaagaaaaaaaacagatgaacataatgcgggggtggggagagaataaaggaaacaaaccacGCCAGACTCttatgatagagaacaaacagagggttgatgaaggaaggggggggggatgggctagatgggtgatgggttaaGGAGAGCATTTGTGATGAGTattgggtgttgtacataagtgataaatcactgaattctacttctgaaaccaagaGTGCACAACCTATTAACTAACTAacatgtaagtttaaaaaatttttaaagcgcTATCTTAAATCATATAGGTTTGTCATagcttgttatgcagcaatagcttATTgatacaataatcaaaataaacaGAGCTGAGAATATTAATAACCTGCTGCTTCTTATGTTTGACATTTGTTCTGATATTCAAAGGAAGCATTCATAATGACCTGGttattcacatttatttcagATAAGGGTACTAAAAAGTGACCACCACTCAGGTTCTTTTCCAGGTAACTGGTAGAGATTGGAAAGACCTGTCTGTTTTTGCAGGGATAACTTGTGGGACTTTCTGTCACAAATCTCAATTTCCAGAGCATTACTGGGCAGGAATTCAAGTTCTTGTCTGAGTTATCCTTTGATCATGAGGATTGAAGAGAGTTTAGAGcataaaaaaggcaaataaattaaTGACAGTGTAAATGCACGTATTGTTCACTCACTCACACTATAATTTTatgacagaatttttaaagatgagataTTAAGGTGAGGGcaatggaagaaataatatcatcatccaattaaataatacaaaatctgCCACTAAAATCTTCACTCCAGtgaataaaacactttaaatatgGACACCAAATATCCCACACTTCAATGAGTAGATGTACATCATCGAAAACATATTTTCCACCACGAAATATGACATGActcaaaattttactttatcaTATTTCAGGTCTTCTCTGACACTAAACCCAAGTCAAGTCACTCGGTTTATTCAAATTTATCTCTTTATAGATTACATGTGGAACATGTTTTTCATAAGCAATTTTTGCCTTACTATTCTATATCAGGGGTACTGTGGATGCTGAGCTGATAAGAGAGAGAACAGGATCCTAAGGAGGATCATACAACCTCATGACAAAACAAACCAGTTACAAAACAAACTAGTATGTTAAAGTCTACATTATCAGGAGGAGCATTTAAGGCAGTAAGGTGGAAAGGAATGGCAGACACAGAGTGAAAAAACTGTGGTCTCAGAATTTCtctacaataaaattatataaagggCCTCAGTTGCCAAATGTAGTTTATTCCATAAAACTAGTACAGATCGTCACTATATGAGGCAAATGGGAATCTCCAAATTTCTCCTGATTCAAGGCTGGGACTAAattaggaaattaagaaaaccagaaaggaaaaattgTTAGCTATCAGAAGGAGCAGAATGTTAAACAAAAggacttatttaaattcaataaagCAGTTGAActttagaaaaattgaaattccAGGATATAAATAGAGGGATTAAGTTCTTCTTTCATGATCCAATTAAAGAATCACAATCTCTGGATGTTAAGCATTGAGCCAGCAATCACAGGTTCTTCTGGGAAAATGGCCCTTTTATGActtccctctgaaaaataaatttagagcCTCCTTTATGTCTctgttcctcaggctgtagatgaaGGGGTTCAGCATGGGCGTGACCACCGCGTACATCACCGAGGCTGTGGCACTTGAGAGTGAGCTCTGGGTAGCAGCAGAGCTGAGGTACACTCCTAGGCTTGTACAATAAAATAAGGAGACAACCGAGAGGTGAGATGTACAGGTGGAAAATGCCTTATACTTGCCCAGAGCTGATGAGATCCCACGTATGGAGGAAACTATCTTAGAATAAGAGTAAAGGATCCCGGCCAGGGGAGCACCACCCAACAGCACAGCTGCAAGATATATCGCCAAGTTATTAAGAAAGGTGTCAGAACAGGCAAGTTGGATCATCTGATTGAGTTCACAGAAAAAGTGGGGGATATACAAGTGTGTACAGAAGGACAGCTGTAACACCATTAAGGTTTGTAACAAGGAATGCAGGATGTTCATGATCCAGGACACCAGAATCAACAGTCCACAGAGCCGAGGGTTCATGATGACGGTGTAGTGCAGGGAGTGACAGATGGCCACaaagcggtcataggccatcacaGTCAAGAGGAAGTTGTCTAAACCTACAAAGAGTATGAAAAAGTACATCTGCATGATGCAGCTTTcgtaagttattatttttctctgtgtgtgtatattcacCAGCATCTTCGGGACGGTGGTGGAGGTGACACAAATGTCTACAAAAGACAGGTTGGTGAGAAAAAAGTACATGGGTGTGTGGAGGTGGGAGTCAGAGTTTACAGCCAGGATGATGAGCAGATTCCCAAGTATGGTGACCAAGTACATGGACAGGAACAGCCCAAAGAGGAAGGGTTGCAATTCTGGTTCCTCTgaaaatcccagaagaagaaattctgaattTCGTGTATCATTGCCTAGTTCCATGTAGTCGATGTGACTatcaaaataagaggaaaaaagcaTGACACGATCATGCATTGCTAATCTGGCTGATACATTATTGTTTATATTCTGCACTCaagacattaatttttatatttgtggaTGAAACATGACAAGAATATTAATAtctaggaaaaaaaggaaactatctcaacataaagccatttatgaaaagcccacagcaaaCATGATACTCAAAGGTGATGCAGTGAACATTTTCCTGTACCATCTGAAACAAGGAAAGGATGCCCGCTTTCACAACTTCTACTCAACATAacactggaagttctagccagagtaattaaagaaagaagaggtaTCCAAACTgtaaagtaagaaataaatttatgtatgtaGATGATGTGATcgtatatgtagaaaatcctgaagatgccaccaaaaaaatTGTATCACCAATAAATTAATTCAGCCAAGTAACTGGATACAAAGCCAACCTGgaaaaaatcagttgcatttttacatatgaagaatgaatgatctgaaaaggaaataaaacaattcccTTTATGTGACATCCAAAAGAAGAAGActgtcacctcacaccagtcagaatggctagtataaTGAGACAAGacacaaatgttggtgaggatgtggagaagagggaacactCATCcacgttggtgggaatgcaaactggtacagccactgtggtaaacggtatggaggctcctcaaaaaattaaaaatagaaatactacatGATCAagtaattccattactgagtatttacccgaagaaaacaaaaacactaatttgaaaatatatgtgcaccccatgtttactgcagcattttttataatagccaagatatgaaagcaactcGTGTGTCCACTGATACATGAATGGCTAACATAGATTAGTATATAGCTaagtagataaaatatatattggtatatatcTAAGTAGATAAAGTATAtattagtgtgtatatatatatatatatatgtgtgtgtgtgtgtgtgtgtgtttgtatctattaatatatatattggtatatatcTAAGATGAagtatatattggtatatatttgtgtatatatattggtatatatcTAAATAGATAAAGTATATATTGGtgatatatatattgtgtatatatatatgtgtgtgtgtgtgtgtatgtatgtgtatatatatatatatatacacataggtatatataatggaatattactcagccataaaaagaatgagacctttCCATATGCAACAACATAAGTGAATCTAGAGGATgctacactaagtgaaataagttagacaaagacaaacaccatatgatctcacttataggtataatgtaaaaacaagaacagacagacagatacttaaatacagaaaacaaactggtacTTGCCAGAGGGTAagtggggtgggagcaggggtaGATAAAGggtattaagaggtacaaatgagatcttgccattggtTACACCATgcatggacctagagagtataatgttaagtgaaataagtcagtcagagaaagacaaataccatatgattttactcatcaatggaatttaacaaacaaaacaaatgaacaaaggaaaaacagattcttaactatagagaacaaagtgatggtttccaaaggggaggtggatgggaggatgggtaaaataggggaaggggattaagagtacattcatcatgatgagcactgagtaatgtatacaattgttgaagcactatattgtacacctgaagctaatataacaatGCATGcaaattatactgaaattaaaaaataaattttaaaaaatacaaactcaaactcaaaatatttttgtaaaatttatataatagcaatttaatgaaaaagaatatgaaaagtcCTGAAAAGCATGAATGACACAGACACACCCTGAAATATTAGGCAATCCCTGAAATAATTAATTAGCATTATACTAGCTGATGGAGGCAAGTCTGTAAAGTTGAGGGAGACAAGCTATTTAAAGTAGacaagctatttaaaaaaagacagcacCAGACCCTAAAGGCCATTTACAATGTGCGTAAGATTCTGTTCATGAATTTGTATAAAAGTGTGTGAATATTTGTGTGTGCATAATATAGAAGTTTAAGTTTCAAAAGAAACTGAGAGCTTACGGAACAAAGCCTAGCAGGGAGGGTGATAATAGGTTAGCCATGGACCTCCTTCACACAACTGTATGAAACACCCTGACAGTCTAAAACTATAGAGaggtataaaataatattaatgtagTGACATCTTGTGGATCAGTAATTCAAGATTAAAGTGCTAAATACTTGgaaataagggcacctggctggctcagtcagtagagcatgaaactcttgatcttgggcttaggagttcaagccccacattgggcatagagattacttttaaacaacataaaaacttgggggagggcacctgggtggctcagtcagttaaacatacaactcttcatctcagctcaggtcgtgatctcatggtttgtgagttcgagccccaagtcaggttccatgctgacagtgcagagcctgcttgggattctccctctctctctctctctttctctttctccctctctctctgcccctcccctctcaaaataaataaataaataaataaataacaaaaacctggaaataaaataatataacaaatacaacaaaaagccttttttaaaagtGGGTatgaagcattatttaaaattatgattttatcttatatacagatatatatattaattcatatttgtgaaagaagaaaagaggaactTTTGTCAAATGACAAAGAAGAATGCCTTCCAAACCATGGTTGAAGGTGATGTGACTTTGAGAAATAGATCTAATTACAAAAGGCCAAAAGGTACAATAAGGAATAACAGAAATGTGGAGACTGGTTGGAAATATGTATAAAAAGTGACTTATTAATTCAAACGATGCAGAAGAACTCTCTACACTTAAAAAAGTAAGAGGTGGGAAGAAGATATACATAAAGAACCGAACATCAAACCATGAAGTTGGTGGGAAAACTCCAattcttatatttgaaaaaatgcagTCAAAAACAGGAATATAAACACTCCAAACCCACCAAACAAAAGCACAGAACTGGCTCAGacaattttctttggttttttttatgtttatttttgagagagagacagacagagcatgaacaggagaggagcagagagacggggagacacagagtccaaagaaggctccaggctccaagcctccAGCACAGaatcccacacggggctcaaactcaaaccgtgagatcatgacccgggccaaagtcggatgctcaaccgactgagccacccaggcacccctggcccaGACAATTTTCAATAGAGAAAGCCAATGTTTACAAAACCCACAAATATACTCATCCTCACCAGTAAGGAAGTAATTGCAgtgtaaagctttttttttagtatttccttttcacctattaattttttttaaatgcttatttattttgagagagtgggagagacagagtgtgagcaaaggaggggtggagaaagagggagacacagaatccaaagcaggctccaggctccgagctgtcagcacagagcctgacatggggctcgaacccacaaaccatgagatcataacctgagctgaagtcagacgcttaactgactgagccacccaggcgccccttaaatttttttcaattgattAGAATATGCAACATGAAAAAGGACACCATGAAATGTATGTCTCATGATCCATTGGTCTGGATCTTTCTCATCAATATGGAAACATACTCAAATTTTCCCTGGCTTACTGCATATCCCTCGTAGCTAATGCCCTATTTCTCTATTCCCCTTAAATGCAAAGATTCTTGGACTTGTGTTCCACTTCTACTGGGACCATCTTATTCCACCCATTACCACTCTTCCATTGCCACTAGTTAATTCTCAACCATCTCCCCACATTGCTGATTtcaatgtttcctttcttttttggatcataaataaatacattaattaatgaATCAAGCAAGCCAACAACCACAGTGATGTCCCAGTGCTGGGTTAGGTTGCATTGGCTCTCAAGTAGCTTCAGGTAAATGTTCTCATCCTTCTattctctctggccctttcctGCAGTACCTACTGGGTTTTTGGACTCACCTTCATGGGGGTCTCTGGGAGCAAGGTCTCTGTGGGAAAGTCCGAATTCCTCCCTCAATAGTTGATGGTGGAGACTGAAGCTCTGTTCTCAAACAATACAGCAGGAGTCTCTTAGCCACACTTAGGACTCCAATAGAAATAACCGTGTCCATTCAGCCCAAGGTTGCACATGCTGAGAGACAACAGCAGAAGAGAGATTTTTTACTCCCATCCCTGAGGGCATCATCCCCAATGGGACATTGCTCTGCACAGATAGGAATTTTTTCCCTGTAGTTTCCCTGTTCCCAGGAGACCAGCTTACAAGTCAGGTGAATCTGGTTATTACTCTTCCCTGAACTCACATGTCTCCCAGGGATCTAACCTCCTAGTACCTTACCCCAACCCTGAGTTGAAGTTTTCTCCAAATCTAAGAATAAAGAGGTTTTCTTTACTAGGTTCCTTGCATCTCCCAAATATTGATTCGTGATGGGACACAGCACTGATACCCCCAGAGGATTACTATTCCCTCTTTCAACAAGGTGAAGAACTGTGTTCCTTTGACATAAAACCACAAGTACTACCGTCTTGGGCTTTCATGACACTTGCCAAAACAGTTAAGAGTTCAATGCTTTGACAGAAATTCAGAGCTGTCATTGAGTCttaatttataatacattttgtaACTAAAAGGTATATAGTTACatatagagtttcagtttcaaagatgaaaagagttctggaatggatggtggtgatggctgcccAACAACATGAATGTATTCAATACCGCTgagctgtgcacttaaaaatggttaagattggggggcgcctgggtggctcagtcggttaagcgtccgacttcggctcaggtcatgatctcacggtctgtgggttcgagccccgcgtcaggctctgtgctgacagctcagaccctggagcctgcttcagatcctgtgtctccctctcactctgttcctcccccacttgtgctctgtctctgtctctcaaaaataaataaatgtcaaaatataaaaataagtggtTAAGAtgggggtgaaataggtgacgaggattgaggagggcacttgtcatggtgagcactgggggatgcatggaattgttgaatcactgtattgtacacctgaatctaatgTAATGCTATACATTAACTATACcggaataacattaaaaataaaataataaaaatatagacagtgaatagaaaaaaatggttaaaatggtaaatcttgTTACATGTATTTTAGCACAACAAGAAAATctttaactaaaaatatatatatttgaatcttTTATGCACATTGCCTTGAGATTAGTACCTTCTATgaattgtctcatttaattttttataaaagtccATTTGCCGAGGTGAGTAGTCTTATGAGTCTCATTCCACATTTGCAGAATGGGGCTCAGAAGGGTGGAGTGGTCTACCCAACATTGTGAACTGTTGTGAACCCAAAGGGATGGGCTTTGATTGGAACTCCTTCAATGTGTTTACAGGCCTCTTTCTCTAGCCTGGTCATTCTCATCTAGGGGGGATTTTGCCTCCCAGGATACTTGGAAGGATCTAGTGAAGTGTTTGGTTGTGAGAACTGGGCAGGTGCAATTGCCCTCCTTGTCAGTTGAGGCTAGGAATGCTGCACAGCATCTACTGTTCCCAGGACAACCTTCATcacaaagaattatccaccaCAAATGTCAACAGTGAGAAGGTTGAGAAACACAACACTAGACGAGCACCTCTCCGAATTTTGTATGTATGGGAATCATTTGGTTATCTTCcccaaatgcagattctgattggGCAGGGCTAATATGAGCCCAGAAATTCCGCATTTATCTAGCTTCCAGTTGTTCATGCCATAGGTCCTGGTTCCATGGCCACTCTTTGAGTATCAGGGCTGTGGtccatacaactcaataacaacaaaaaaaaaaaaaaaagaaaagaaaagaaaagacaagaaaagaaaagaaagaaaacaatctgatttgAAAATGCACacaggaactgaatagacatttttcaaaaaaaaaaaacatccaaatggccaataggtacatgaaaggatgctcaacatcattaatcatcagggaaatgcatatcgaaaaaccacaatgagatagcacttcacaCCTATTTGGATCACCatcaccaaaaagacaagagataccAAGTACTAGTGAGGAtgtgagaaaagggaacccttatgtactgttggtagaaatataaattggttcaggcactatggaagacagtatggaggttcctaaaaaatattaaaactagaactaccatatgatcctatAATCCTGCCTCAGGGtacatatccaaaggaaatgaaaacaggttcTGAAAAAGATATCCTCACTCTCATGCttatttattgcaacattattcacaataaccaagatatggaaacaacccagtgtcaatggatgaatggataaagaagatatggtatatatgttCAGTAGGATATTATTTAGCCCTGATAACTAAAGCAATCCAACCATCTGCAACAACAAGGATGGACCTTGGGGACattatgctgaataaaataagttagacagaaaaagacaaatactgtatgatttcatttctccttggaatctaaaaaaaaaagaaagctgaactcatagaaacagagagtggaacggtggttaccaggggctggagggtggagaAGCTGGGGAGATATTGTTGAAGGGTACAAACTTGGAACtggaagatgaataagttctggaggtCTGATGCACAGCATAGGgattatagtcaacaatactgtattataaacttcaaaggttctaagagactagatcttaaatgttctcaccacaaaaatgCAGTGATAATCATGTAACAAGTTAGAGGTATTAGCTAATGCTGCAGTGGAAATCATATTGTAATCAACTCATTGACACTTTAAACTTATACCATGTTTTATGTTAAGTATATCTccataaaattttgttaaagaataaagtggggggcgcctgggtggctcagtcggttaagcggccgacttcggctcaggtcatgatctcgcggtccgtgagttcgagccccgcatcgggctctgtgctgacagctcagagcctggagcctgtttcagattctgtgtctccctctctctgaccctcccctgttcatgctctgtctctctgtctcaaaaataaataaacgttaaaaaaaaatttaaaaaaaaaaaaaagaataaagtgggaggggcgcctgggtggcccagtcagttgagcacccgactttggctcaggtcatgatctcacggtccatgagttcgagccccgcatcaggctctgtactgacagctcggagcctggagcctgcttcggattctgtgtctccctctcgctctggccctcccccattcatgctctgtctctctctgtctcaaaaataaaataaatgaacgtaaaaaaaaaatgttttaaagtaataattcCAATTGGTCTTAAATGTAACTGTATTTCTTCTATTCTAGTCTCCacacatttttttattacaaCTGAATAAGAATGATGATCAGAATAACAATCAAAATAACTACATGAACACCTTGGTACCTGAAATCCAATTGTTCCTGCCATTCAAAATTCAAGAACTAAGTAGGTCTGGATAGTGAagggttatttgattttttgtttgcctttaagattttatttttaagtaatctctaaacccaacatggggctcgaacttacaaccccgagatcaagaatcacagtGCCtgccaactaagccagccagaaacccctatttgtttgttctttttaatctattctttaaGAGGTACATGCTGAAGTGGCTTGAATATTTATGAGCAAAGTTATATTTTATCTGGGAATTGCTTGAAAATAATCCTCTCATGGTAAATAGTAGAATGGCCTGGTTCCTGATGAAATAAGACAGGCCACAGGCTAACAATTGTTGGAACTCAGTGAGCACATGAGCACATGGATGGGAGTTCATTAGACTCTTCTTTCTACCTCTGTGTGTTTggattttccataataaaaaaggtttttaatgaTCCCGATGGGAGGGGACACATTCTTCTGACATCAGAGATACCCCCAAGAGGACACAACTGACTGAAAATTTTCCCTTTTGATTCCAGTCCCCAGATTCCTAGCAATTATACTGCCCTAAGATTACAATGGAAAACGTTACTTAAGGGGAAACTACGAGAATTCAGCATCGAGTTCAATAAACTTTGCCCCTCACCTTCAGCCCACAaatctgaggaaagaaagaaacctcctCACGCCTCCTAGAAACATCTCCCTGGTCCAGGGATCCACGCCTGGTGCCATTTCCCTGCCACCTCCACCCTTCATCTGCCTGGGAAGACGAGATTCACAAAACAGGTCCTGTAGGTGACCCCGTCTGAGTGGGAAGAACAACATAGCACATTCTTGGGAAATGAAGTAAGAGGAAGGAGCAGTTTCCCCAGCTGCACAGCCAGGGGTAAGGAAACTGGGAAAGTCTAGACATTCAAAACGATTCAATACAGTTGAAGTGTCTAACTGGCTAACCAAGAAGGAAGCTTCAGGCATAGCGGTTGACTCTCTATTAGCATGTTCTTCATCCCGGGCTTGGTCCAGCATTCCCACGGCCCTCTCCCACCTCACTGGGAACTGTCTTCCTCCTAGTTCTCTCTctgagggtggtgggggagggttggGCTTTCCCTAACACCGTACACAGTGCCCGGTCTCCCCCTGCTCACCTTACGGGCACTTGCACATCAGAGGGACCACGCTCCTCGCAGACTCATACACCCAACAAGCATCCACAGCCACCTTCAGCTGTCTCTGCCAGGTGCATGAACAATGGCAACCTTCTCACTCTGCCTGTTTCTACAGAGATGAAGCGAGACCATTCAGAACAGATTAGCACGGTTCCTGCACCTTGTAAGTGTTAATAAATGTTAGTCTATTGTGTTACTTAAAACTCTTCAATGACTTCCATTTGTacttgatataaaatatataatcgCTAATATGTCCTAAAagtcacccccccaaaaaaaatcagttactatttgtaacattttccaccccccccccccaccatgcccaGCACCTACAATGAGCCAGACCCTGGTCTGTGTATGTTACAGTTTTATACAATTTTCAGTaggatattttttcctcttatgtATCTGCTTATTGCTGGaaccagagaagaaaatgatacatgtttgtttgtttgtttgtttgttaattttgttatgtttattcattattgaaaaacaaagcacaagcaggggtgggcagagagagagggggacacagaatccgaagcaggctccaggctccgagctgtcagcacagagcccaatgtggggctcaggctcacgaaccacgagatcgtgacctgagccgaagccggaagcttaactgactgagccacccaggggccccctacatgtttgtttttaaatccaggCTTATCAGAATGACTTCTTAGCTGTCAC
The Panthera uncia isolate 11264 chromosome A2, Puncia_PCG_1.0, whole genome shotgun sequence genome window above contains:
- the LOC125929141 gene encoding olfactory receptor-like protein OLF4; the protein is MHDRVMLFSSYFDSHIDYMELGNDTRNSEFLLLGFSEEPELQPFLFGLFLSMYLVTILGNLLIILAVNSDSHLHTPMYFFLTNLSFVDICVTSTTVPKMLVNIHTQRKIITYESCIMQMYFFILFVGLDNFLLTVMAYDRFVAICHSLHYTVIMNPRLCGLLILVSWIMNILHSLLQTLMVLQLSFCTHLYIPHFFCELNQMIQLACSDTFLNNLAIYLAAVLLGGAPLAGILYSYSKIVSSIRGISSALGKYKAFSTCTSHLSVVSLFYCTSLGVYLSSAATQSSLSSATASVMYAVVTPMLNPFIYSLRNRDIKEALNLFFRGKS